A window of Nonomuraea angiospora genomic DNA:
CGCTCCTCAGCCATGATCGACTCCATCAGCGCCCGCGCCCCCGCGCCGGACGCCTGCCCCACCGCGTCCCCGGCCAGCTCCTCGTCCCGTACGCGGGCGAGCTCGGCGATGTTCACGGGCTGCTCCCTCCGGATGCTCACAGGCTGCTCCCTTCGATCGCGACGGCATTCGAGTACTCGACCCCGGCCGCGGCCAGGCCACGGGCGAAGCGTTTGCGGGCCCGGAAGAGCCTGACCCGTACGGCGTTGCGCGAGATACCGAGGATCTTGGCGATCTGGCCCGGATCCAGCCGCTCCCACGCGACGAGGGCGAGCAGCTCCCTGTCGTCCTCGGACAGGGCCCGGAACACCTTGCCCAGCTGCGAGAGGTCGTCGCCGGGCAACTCGGCGACGAGCGGCGAGGCGGCCAGCTGCTCGCGCAGGGCGGCGGTGCGCTGCTCATGCCGCCGCTCACCGCGCCGCTGGTTGGCCAGCACCTTCCTGGCCACCCCGAAGAGCCACAACCTCGCCTCGTCGCCTCCGGGCACCTCCTCTATCCGGCGCCACGCGACCATGAACGTCTCGGCGACGACGTCGGCCGCGTCGTCCGGGTCGGGGCATCGGCGTAACGCGTATCCGAGCAGCTGGGGGTAGGCCGCTTGGTATATCGCCTCGAACCGGCTTTGGGGATCGGCTCCCATCCGTTCTCCTCACTGTGGTTCACCACCACTCACCCCATGTCCGGATTTCCGCCTCCATTACCGACCACCCCAACTCCGGGAGCGCCCCGCAACGCGGGGGTGATGGAGGCTAGGCGGTGCGGTGATGAGGAGCGGAGGTGCGGGAGGAGAGGAGGGCGGCGGTCGGTACGGCGATGAGGCACGGGGCCGGGCGGCGGGCGAGGCGGTGGTGAGAGGCGAGTACGGCCGACGACAGCGCACCCCCGGCCCCGGCGGCGGCGAGCGGCGGCGCACCCGCCCGGAGTCCCTCCGGCGCCGGTACGGCGGGAAGGCGCACGGCGGCACCCGGCGCAACGCGTGCGGCGCATAGACGGCGAGCGCCCCGACGAGGCGAGAGCGGCGGCGGCGAGCGGCGCACCCGCCCCAAGTCCCTCCAGCGCCGGTACGGCGGGAAGGCGCACGGCGGCACCCGGCGCAACGCGTGCGGCGCGTGGACGGCGGGCGCTCCGACGACGTGAGCGTGGCGCTGGCGAGCGGCGATGGCGGGGCGTTGAGGGGCGGGGCGCGTTGGCGAGGGGGGCGGGGCGCTGGCGAGGGGGCGGGATGGCAGGTTAGGCGGATTGGGCGCGGCTGGTGAGGATTTCGGTTATGTGGTTCTCGGCCCACGCCGCCACCGCCGAGACCGGCTCGTGCAGCGACCGCCCCAGCGACGTCAGCTCGTACTCCACCCGCGGCGGCACCTCCGCGAACACCTCCCGCGTCACCAGCCCGTCCGCCTCCATGGCCCGCAACGTCTGCGTCAGCACCTTGGGGGTCACCCCGCCGATCCGCCCCCGAAGAGCGGTGAAGCGCATGGGGCCGTGGGCGAGGCTGAGGAGCACCAGCACCGACCATTTATCGCCGATCCGATCCAAAACCACCCGGGTCGGGCAGTTAGGGTCGAAGACATCGCCAGTATCCATAAGGTACTTATAGCACGATGAAGTAACCAGTATCCGATGGATACTCTGGCGCACATGAAGATCCTGCTTTTTGGCGCGACCGGCATGATCGGCCAGCGCATAGCCGCCGAGCTCACGAATCGCGGCCACCAGGTGACCGCCGTCAGCCGCAAGGGCCCCGTCAAGGGTGATGTCCACGACGCCGCCACCCTGGCCAAGGGCTACGACGCCGTCGTCTCCGCCATCGCCCCGCCCCGCGACGGCACCGAGCCCGAGCCGCCGTTCCTGGACGCCAACCGCGCGCTCATCGCGGGCGTGCGCGCCGCCGGCGTACGCAGGCTGATCGTCGTGGGCGGCGCCGGCAGTCTCCAGGTCGCGCCGGGTCAGGACCTGGTCGACACGCCCGACTTCCCGGAGCTGTACAAAAAGGAGTCCAAGGCCCAGAGGTCGGCCCTCGCCCTCTACCGGGAGGTCGAGGACCTCGACTGGACGTACATCTCACCGGCCGCGGAGATCGCGCCGGGCGAGCGCACCGGCGTCTACCGCATCGGCGGCGACACGCTGCTCGCCGACGCCGAGGGCCGCAGCTTCATCTCGGCCGAGGACTACGCGGTCGCCGTCGCGGACGAGCTGGAGAACGGCGCCCACCCGCGCAGGCGCACCACCGTGGCCTACTGAGCCGCGTCCTCCGGGAGCAGCGCCTTCTCGTCGGGCTTGTGGACGAGCACGTTGTCCACGTACGACTTCACGGCCGCGGCCAGCCCCACGTCCGCGCCCGACTCCTCGGACAGGTACCAGCGGTGGTCGAGGATCTCGTGGAAGAGCTGCGCCGGCTCCAGCTTGCCGCGCAGCTCCGCGGGGATGGCCTCGACCGTCGGCTGGAACACCTCCGCCAGCCACCGGTGCGCCACGATGGCCTCGTCCTCGTGCCGCAGCCCCTTGGCCACCCTGAACCCGTCGAGGTCGTTGAGCAGCCGCCGCGCCTGGTTCTCCTCCACGTCGAGCCCGGTCAGCCGGAGCAGCCGCCGCTGGTGGTGGCCGGAGTCCACGACCTTGGGCCGTACGATGAGCCGCCCGGTGCCGACCTTGCGCCGCACCATCATCTCGGCCACGTCGAAGCCGAGCAGGTTCAGGCGGCGGATCCGCTGCTCCACGCGGTGCCAGTCGACCTCCTCGATGATCTCGCTCTGGGTGATCTCGTCCCACAGGCGGTGGTAGCGGGTGACGATGTCCTCGGCGGTCTCCATGGGGTCGATGGACGGATGCAGCAGCCCGCCGGCCTCCAGGTCGAGCATCTCGCCGAAGATGTTCGTGTGCGCGGTGTCGATGTCGGCCAGCCGCTGCCCCTCGCTGATCATCGGGTGCATCTCGCCGGTCTCGGCGTCCACCAGGTACGCGGCGAAGGCCCCGGCGTCCCTGCGGAACAGCGTGTTGGACAGCGAGCAGTCGCCCCAGTAGAACCCGTTCAGGTGCAGCCGCACTAACAGCACGGCCAGCGCGTCCAGCAGGCGGGTGAGCGTGTCGGGCCGCAGCGTGCCCGACATGACGGCCCGGTACGGCAGCGAGAACTGCAGGTGCCGGGTGATCAGCGCCGCGTCCAGCCCTTCCTCGCGGCCGGTGACGTAGGCGACGGGCTCCACGGCGGGCGCGTCGAGGCGGGCCAGGTCCCACAGCAGCTGGTATTCACGCTTGGCGTACCGCTCGCTGATCTCCTTGATCGCGTACACCTTGCCGGACAGCCGGGCGAACCGCACCACGTGCCGCGATATGCCGCGCGGAAGATCGACGAGATGGTACTGCGGCCAGTCTTGGAGGGGGACCTCCCAAGGGAGGCGGATCAGGTCAGGGTCGCCTAGCGCGCCAGTGATCTGCAGGGGCATTTCCACAGGATATGGTGCATCGGTGGACGAGTTTCTCAAGTGGTACTTTTCCGACCGTCCCGTCATGGCCAGCTCGTTGGGGGCCGACGGTTACGATCACACCCTCGGCGACTTCACCGCCTCCGCCTGGACCGCCCGCGAGCGGGAAGAGGCCCGCTGGCTCGACCGCCTCTCCTCCCTCCAGACCGCCACCCTCGACGACGCCATCGACAGAGATCTGGTCCTGTCCTGGTTGAGAGGCTCGACCGCGCTCGCCTCCTGGCCCGAGTGGCGGCGCGACCCGGCCGTCTACCTGTCCGCGATCTTCGCCTCCATGTACACGCCGTTCCAGCGGCGCCTCAAGCCGGAGCCCGAGCTGGTGTCCTCGGCCGTCTCCCGGCTGGCCGAGGTGCCCGGCGTGCTGGCCGCCTGCCGCGCCAACCTCGACCCCGAACTGGCCGCCCCGCTGCTGATCAAGCGCGGGCTCGGCCAGGCCCGCACCGGCCGCAACTTCCTCACCCGTACGATCCCGTCCATGGTCGAGGACCCCGACCTGGCCGCCAGGCTGGCCGAGGCCGCCGAACCGGCCGCGCGGGCGTTCGACGAGCTGGTCGCCTTCCTCGAGGGCTTCGAGTGCGGCGGCACCTGGCGGATGGGTGAGAAGCTCTACTCCACACTGCTGCGCGAACGCGAGATGCTCGGCTACGGCGCCGCCGAGCTGCACGAGAAGGGCAAGGCCGCCTGGGCCGAGCTGGACGCGCGGATGCGCCAGGTGGCGCTGCGGGTCAACGGCGGCGAGGACTGGCGGGCGGCGATGGAGTTCCTCATGGACGACCATCCGCCGACCCTGGCCGACATGCGGGCCGAGTACGAGGCCGAGACCCAGCGGGCCAGGGAGTTCGTGCGGGAGCGGGACCTGGTCACCTTCGCCGACGGCGAGGAGTGCGACGTGCTCCCCTCCGCCGAGTACACCCGTCCGGTGCTGTCCGTCGCCCACTACCTGGCGCCGCCTCCGCTGAGCGCCTCGCGCAAGGGCGTCTTCTTCGTCCCCTACACGCCGGACGACTTCACCCCCGAGCAGGTACGCCAGCGCCTGCGGACGAACTCGCGGGCCCAGATGCCCTCGATCTCCGTACACGAGGCCTACCCGGGGCATCACTGGCACCTGTCGTACATGGCGGGCAACCCCCGTACCGTCAGGAAGGTCTTCCGCACCCCGTACTTCACCGAGGGCTGGGCCCTGTACGTGGAGAAGCTCCTGCACGAGCAGGGCTACTTCGACACCCCCGCCACCGAGCTGGCCCACCTGGACTGCCGGATCTTCCGCGCCGCCAGGATCGTCGTGGACACCGCGCTGCACTGCGAGGACATGTCGATCGAGGAGGCGGAGACGTTCATGGCGACCAAGGCGTCACTGTCGCCGGGCACCGCTCAGGGCGAGGTCAACCGCTACTGCGCGTGGCCCACGCAGGCGCCCTCCTACCTCACGGGCGCGATCGAGATCGACCGCATCCGGCAGTCGTTCCAGGGGTCGCTGAAGGAGTTCCACGACCGGATCGCCGGGTCGGGCGGGCTGCCGCTGGGCCTGGCGGAGCAGGCCGCGCTGTCATAGGCGGCGAGGGAACGCCGGGGGGTTCAGCGCGCGCTCGACCACCGCGTTGAGCTGCTCGTCGGTGAGGACGGCCGGCTTGCCCACGCTGAGCCCCCGGACGTACACCTCGCACAGCCACTCCAGCAGCCGGGTGGCCTCGAACGCCTCCTCCAGCGTCGCCCCGACGGTCACCCCGCCGTGGTTGGCCATCAGGGCGGCCTTCTTGCCCTCCATCGCCGCCCGGACGTTGGCGGCCAGCTCGGGCGTGCCGTACGTGGCGTACTCGGCCACCTTGACCACGCCGCCGAGCAGCAGCGCGTTGTAATGGACGGGTGGCAGCTCGGTCATGGTGGTGGCCACGATCGTGCCGAACACGGAGTGCGTGTGCACGATGGCCCGGGCGTCCGTGGTCGTGTAGACGGCCAAGTGCATGGGGGTCTCGCTGGACGGCTGCAGGTCGCCCTCGACGAGGTAGCCCTCGACGTCCACGACCGGGCACATCTCCGGGGTCAGCCGGTCGAGCGCCGCCCCCGAGGGGGTGACCGCGACCAGGTCGCCCTCGCGCACGCTCAGGTTGCCGGACGTGCCGATGACCAGGCCGAGCTCGACCGCGCGCCGGCCGTACTCGCACAACTGCTCGCGCAGGCTACTCATGCGTTCGCAATGTAATCGGTCGTCCGAATTACTACAACCGATCGAGCGCCTGGAGCATGAGGCGCTCGACGTCGACGCGTCTGAGCCGGCCCGGGTAGAGGAGCAGGTGCAGGCTGAGGCCGTCGACCAGGGCGAGCAGGTGCTCGGTCAGGTCGTCCAGGTTGTCGTCGGTGCGCAGCTCGCCCGCCGCGCGGGCCTGCGCCAGCAGGTCGCGTACGACGGCGCGCAGCTCGTCCGCCTCCGTGCGCTGGACCTCGGCCAGGCGCTCCGAGGCCAGGCTGCGGCTCCAGAAGCTGACCTCCAGGCGCGACTCCTGGGTGCGCTCGGCGTCCAGCGGCAGGTTGTCCAGCAGCAGCTCGCGCAGCGCGGCCAGCCCGCTCGCGCCCTCGACCTTGCGGGTCAGCCGCTCGCGGATGCGCTGGTGCGACTGGCGCAGCGCCGAGAGCAGGATCTCGTCCTTGTCGGCGAAATAGTGGGCGAGCACGCCGTTGGAGTATCCGGCCTCCTTGGCGATGGCCCGGGTGGTGGCGGCGTCGATGCCGTCCCTGACGATCACCCGGCGGGCGGCTGACAGGACCTCGCGCCGGCGCTCGTCGTGATCGACGATCTTGGGCATCGGCTCCTCCATTGACTTTTTATTCGGACGTCTGTCTATTTAGACTATGACCGTCGCCACCGTCGGCGTCCACATCGTCGACATTCTCGCCAGGCCCATCGATCACATCCCCGAGGGCCAGGACACCGTACTGGTGGAGCAGATCCGCCTCACCGCCGCCGGCGCAGCCGCCGGGACCGCCGTCGACCTGGTCAAGCTGGGCAACTCCGTGATCACCATGGGGGCCGCAGGCGACGACGAGCTGGGCGACTTCCTGGTGGCGGTGCTCGCCAAGCGCGGCGTCGACGTCTCGCGCCTGGTGCGCAGGGCGGGCGAGCAGACGGCCGCGTCGATCCTGCCCATCAGGCCCGACGGCGGGCGGCCCAGCTTCCACGTGCCCGGGGCGAACCTCGGTGTGACGTACGCGGACCTCGACCCCGACGTGCTGCGTGGCGTGCGGGCGATCCACCTCGGCGGGATGGACGTCACCTTCGGCCTCGGCGACCCGGCGTTCTTCGCCCTCCTGGACGAGGTACGCGCGTCCGGCACCGTCATCACCATGGACCTCCTTTCGGAGATGCCCGACTTATTGGGAATGGCCCGCGCTTTCCTGCCGCACGTGGACTATGTGCTGCCGAACGAGTTGCAGGCCCTCCTCATGACCGGCGCCTCCGACGTCGGCGAGGCCGCCCGGGCCCTGCTGGCCGACGGGCCGCGCGGCGTGCTGGTCACGCTGGGCGCGGCGGGCAGCCTGGTGGTCACGCCGGAGGGCGCGGAGGCGGTGCCCGCGCTCAAGGTGGACGTCGCGGACACGACCGGCTGCGGGGACGCGTACTGCGCGGGGTTCCTGACGGGCCTCCTGCACGGGCAGGACGTGCTGACCGCGGCCCGCTGGGGCACGGCCGCCGCCGCCCGCGTCGCCACGGGGCTCGGCTCGGACGCCGGCCTCATCGATCTCGACTCGACCCTAAGGACTCTCGGATGACCGACGCAGAACTCCGTCAGCGCGCACTGAAGGTCGTCCCAGGCGGCATGTACGGCCACCTCAACGCCGCCCTCTTCGCCCCCGGCTTCCCGCAGTTCTTCGAACGCGGCGAGGGCTGCCGCCAGTGGGACGTGGACGGGCGCGAGTACATCGACTTCATGTGCAGCTGGGGCCCGGTCGTGCTCGGCCACCGCCACCCGCGCGTGGAGGAGGCCGCCGCCCGGCAGGCCGCGCTCGGCGACTGCCTCAACGGCCCCGGCCCGATCATGGTGGAGCTGGCCGAGCTGCTGGTGGACACCGTGCCCAGCGCCGACTGGGCGATGTTCTCCAAGAACGGCACCGACGCCACCACGCAGGCGCTCATGGTCGCCCGCGCCGCCACCGGGCGGACCAAGGTCCTGATGGCGCACGGCGCCTACCACGGGGCGGACCCCTGGTGCACGCCCTCCCCGGCGGGCACCACGCCCAACGAGCGGGCCGACCTGGTGGAGTTCACGTACAACTCACTGGAGTCGCTGGAGGCCGCGGCGGCGACCGTGGAGGGCGACGTGGCGGCGATCATCGTGACGCCGTTCAAGCACGACTCGTTCGAGGACCAGGAGCTGGTGGAGCCCGCCTTCGCGCGGGGCGCCCGCGCCCTGGCCGACCGGCTCGGGGCCGCGCTGGTGATCGACGACGTGCGGGCCGGGTTCCGGGTCGACCTGCGGGGGTCCTGGGAGCCGTACGGGGTGCGGCCCGACCTGACCGCCTGGTCGAAGGCCATGGCGAACGGCTACCCGATCGCCGCCGTCACCGGCACGGACGCGCTGCGCGGACCGGCGCAGACGCTGTACTCGACGGGGTCGTTCTGGTTCTCGGCGGTCGCCATGGCGGCGGCCAAGGCGACCATCGAGACGCTGCGCGACACGGACGGCATCGGCGCCATGGAGCGCGCGGGCACGCAGCTGCGCGAGGGGCTTTACGCGCAGGCCAAGTCCCACGGGTTCGTGGTGAACCAGACGGGGCCGGTCACGATCCCGTGGCTCAGCTTCGACGGTGACGCCGACCTGTCCATCGCGATGTGGTGGAGCGACGCCTGCCTGCGGCACGGGGTCTACCTGCACCCGTGGCACAACTGGTTCATGTCGGCCGCGCACACGGAGGCCGACGTGGCCAGGGCGCTGGAGGGCACGGACCAGGCGTTCGCGGAGACCCGTGCCCACTTCGGCTAGGCGGCGGTGAGCTTGCTGATCTCGGCCACTTCGGCTAGGCGGCGGTGAGCTTGCTAATCTCGGCCACTTCGGCTAGGCGGCGGTGAGCTTGCTGATCTCGGCCACGACGGCCGGCCAGAGCGGGCGCGGCAGGTCGTGGCCCATGCCCGGGTAGGTCACCAGGCGGGCGCCAGGGACGGCCGCGGCCGTCGCCTGGCCGCCCGCGACCGGGACGAGCTGGTCCGCCTCCCCGTGCAGCACCAGCGTGGGCACCCGCACCCCGGCGAGCCCCTCCGTGCGGTCGCCCGAGGCCATGATGGCGGCGAGCTGCCGGGCCGTCCCGCCGGGGTCGAAGCAGCGGTCGAACGCGAGCCCGGCCAGCAGGGTGATCCGCTCGCGGTCCAGCTCGTATCCGGGCGAGCCGATGACCGACCAGGTGCGCACCGCCTGGGCCATGACCGCTTCGCGCTCGGCGGGGGGCGCGGCCATGAGGATGGCGAGCGCGGCCTCGGTGGGCGGGGCCGCCGAGGGACTGGGAGTGGACATGATCGAGGTCAGGGTCAGCACCCGGTCCGGGTGGCGGATGGCCAGCGCCTGGGCGATCATGCCGCCCATCGACGCCCCGACCACGTGGGCGGCCGGCCAGCCCAGCGCGTCCATGAGTCCCGCCGAGTCGTCGGCCAGATCGTCCAGCAGATACGGCGAGGGCGCCCCCATCGCGGGAACGCCCTGGTCGTGGAAGTGGGTGGACAGGCCGGCGTCGCGGTTGTCGAACCGTACGACGTGGTGTCCCTGGTCCGCCAGCAGCTCGCAGAGCCCTTCATCCCAGTGGATGAGCTGCGCGCCGAGCCCCATGATGAGGAGCAGGGGGCGCCCCTCGTGCGAGCCGAAGCTCTCGTAGGCGATTTCGATGCCGTTCGCGGCTACGCGGGTGGTCACGTGGACCAGAATGACATTCTGGTCCACGTCCGTAAAGTTCAGACCTTGAGGAGATTGCGGACGCGGTCGCCGGCAAGCGCCACGCCGCCGCCCACCGCGGCCACGGCGCTGGCCACGACGGCGCCCGTGCCGGAGCTCCACTCCCCGGTCTCGCGCGCCGGAGGCAGCGCGAGACCGGCGGCCGCCGGGGGCTCGGCCGGGTTGTCGTCGTGCTCGGCGTAGGCGCCGGTCGAGAACGGGACGGGGTAGTTCTTCTTGCCGGGACCGTCGCCCCACTTGGTGATGACGTAGTCGACCTTGATGTGCCCCTGGCCGCCGACGCCGTCGACGCCGAGCGTGTCCATGTTGAACGTGCCGCCGGTCAGCTCCGCGAACGTCTTGCCGTCCAGGTCGAGCATGACGCCGTTGTTGGAGGGCACGCCCGGGCCGCGGTCGCCGACGAAGAAGGGCAGCTTCTTGCCGTCGTGGATCACGTAGCCCTCGGTCATGAGCGGCCAGCTCGGGCTGGCGGCCAGACCTTTCTGCATGGGCTTGCCGCTGGCGGGCAGACCGGTGTCCCCGGCGCGGCCGGAGGCGTCGTCCCAGAAGTACGAAGCGGTGGTCGAGCCCTTGAGCAGGACCTTCTCGTCCGTGTTGGAGTCGGCGTGGGCCGCGGTGCCGGCGATGGTGAGGGCGCCGACGGTGGAGGCGGTGAGCAGAGCCAGGGTACGCAAACCAGAACGTGCAGACATGAAAAGTACAGTCCTTCGCGAGGGGGCAGGGAGATTGCGCTCGCTGAAAAAGGGCGTAGCAGGGGAAAGCACCTGACAGGGGGAGAGCTACGCGGAGCGCGAAACGAGCCTGGAGAAGGGACCGCTCAGAGGGCGGCCGTCATCACGCTGTATGGGTGTTCTACGTGATCATTCAAGTTCTGCATGTGTCCTCTCCATCTCGCCTACCGGGTTAGCTGACGGGTTCGGGCGGTGGAGTTGCCCTACCGACACAAGGTCGGATTCACCCCAGGGAGGTGGGTCCCCGGCTCCCGAGTGATCGGGATTAGGCGCCAGCCGGCTGGTCCCCTTGTGTGGTCCACGCCACCGGCTGGTAAGTGGGCATCACTCTAACCACGTATTCCGGACAAACACAAACAGTTCGTCATGAATCGGTGTAAAGATCTACCTGCCCCCGGCATAGAGAAAGGGGGCACGGCATTGCCGTACCCCCTGGAAATTACCGGCCTCAGCCGCCGCTCTTGCGCCTGAACGATCTTTTACTCGCAGCCGGACCGTGCGTCCCGTGGATCTTCGATGGGTCGCCGCCCTTGCCACCCGCGCCCGAGCCCGCGTGCTGGCCGCGCTTGCGTTCCAGCGCCTCGCGGAACTTGCGCTTCATCTCGTCCTCGGGAGTCTCGCTGACTTCCGGCTCCGGTGTTTCCGCCATGAGGACCTCCATGGTGTTGGGGACTATCACAGCTTCGCATGGCGCCGCTTATGACGCGAAACTGGCCTCGACCCTGCGCTGCGGCGTGGCGAAGGCGTCACCCTCAGGAGCCACCGAGCCCGCCCGCCCAGGTAAAGGGGAACCACTCCGATCCTGGTGTTGTGTTGGAGCGGCCCAGGAAATAGACCCGGCATGTCCGCCACGACCGCCACGTCCGCAGCCGCGTCATGAGCCTCCTCGGCCGCGACCTGGCGGTGGACCTCGGAGGGTCCCGCACGCGGATCTACGTCAGGGGCAAGGGCATCGTGCTCGACGAACCCTCCGCGGTGACGATCGACGGCCGTACCGGCAAGATCATCGCGTACGGCGCGGACGCGACCGGCGAGGAGACGTGCTGGCCCGTCAGCGGCGGCCTGCCGGCCGACGGCGACCTCACCCGGCGGATGGTCAAGCACTTCCTGAGCAAGGTGCACCGGCGCCCGCTCGCCAGGCCGCGCCTGGTCATGGCGCTGCCCGACGGCTCCACGCCGATCGAGCGGGCCACGCTGCGCGACGTGGCGTACGAGGCGGAGGCCAGGCAGATCCGCCTGATCCCGCACTCGCTCGCGGCGGCGCTCGGCGCGGGCCTGCCGGTCCGCGAGTACGTGGGCGGCATGGTGATCGACATCGGGCGCGACTCCGCCAGGATCGCCGTGCTCTCCGGTGGGGAGGCCGTGGCCACGACGGCGGTCCCGAGCGGCGGCCGGGCCGTGGACCGGGCCATCGCCCGCCTGGTCGAACACGAGCACGGCCACACCCTCGACGAACGCGAGGCGGAGGCCGCCAAGCACCACGCCGGCGCCGACGGGGGCCCCGTCACCGTACGCGTCAGAGATTCCGAGACCGGCCGCGAGCACGACGTGCGGCTGCCCGTGGAGCGGATCCGGGAGGCGGCCGGTCCGGCGATCGAGTCCATCGTGTGGGCGGCGAGGGAGACCGTCGAGCGCTGCCCCGCCGAGCTGATCGGCGACCTCGGAGATCGTGGCGCGGTGCTGGTGGGGGGCGGC
This region includes:
- a CDS encoding alpha/beta fold hydrolase produces the protein MTTRVAANGIEIAYESFGSHEGRPLLLIMGLGAQLIHWDEGLCELLADQGHHVVRFDNRDAGLSTHFHDQGVPAMGAPSPYLLDDLADDSAGLMDALGWPAAHVVGASMGGMIAQALAIRHPDRVLTLTSIMSTPSPSAAPPTEAALAILMAAPPAEREAVMAQAVRTWSVIGSPGYELDRERITLLAGLAFDRCFDPGGTARQLAAIMASGDRTEGLAGVRVPTLVLHGEADQLVPVAGGQATAAAVPGARLVTYPGMGHDLPRPLWPAVVAEISKLTAA
- a CDS encoding TetR/AcrR family transcriptional regulator; translation: MPKIVDHDERRREVLSAARRVIVRDGIDAATTRAIAKEAGYSNGVLAHYFADKDEILLSALRQSHQRIRERLTRKVEGASGLAALRELLLDNLPLDAERTQESRLEVSFWSRSLASERLAEVQRTEADELRAVVRDLLAQARAAGELRTDDNLDDLTEHLLALVDGLSLHLLLYPGRLRRVDVERLMLQALDRL
- a CDS encoding class II aldolase/adducin family protein, whose product is MSSLREQLCEYGRRAVELGLVIGTSGNLSVREGDLVAVTPSGAALDRLTPEMCPVVDVEGYLVEGDLQPSSETPMHLAVYTTTDARAIVHTHSVFGTIVATTMTELPPVHYNALLLGGVVKVAEYATYGTPELAANVRAAMEGKKAALMANHGGVTVGATLEEAFEATRLLEWLCEVYVRGLSVGKPAVLTDEQLNAVVERALNPPAFPRRL
- a CDS encoding RNA polymerase sigma factor, with the translated sequence MGADPQSRFEAIYQAAYPQLLGYALRRCPDPDDAADVVAETFMVAWRRIEEVPGGDEARLWLFGVARKVLANQRRGERRHEQRTAALREQLAASPLVAELPGDDLSQLGKVFRALSEDDRELLALVAWERLDPGQIAKILGISRNAVRVRLFRARKRFARGLAAAGVEYSNAVAIEGSSL
- a CDS encoding aminotransferase class III-fold pyridoxal phosphate-dependent enzyme — its product is MTDAELRQRALKVVPGGMYGHLNAALFAPGFPQFFERGEGCRQWDVDGREYIDFMCSWGPVVLGHRHPRVEEAAARQAALGDCLNGPGPIMVELAELLVDTVPSADWAMFSKNGTDATTQALMVARAATGRTKVLMAHGAYHGADPWCTPSPAGTTPNERADLVEFTYNSLESLEAAAATVEGDVAAIIVTPFKHDSFEDQELVEPAFARGARALADRLGAALVIDDVRAGFRVDLRGSWEPYGVRPDLTAWSKAMANGYPIAAVTGTDALRGPAQTLYSTGSFWFSAVAMAAAKATIETLRDTDGIGAMERAGTQLREGLYAQAKSHGFVVNQTGPVTIPWLSFDGDADLSIAMWWSDACLRHGVYLHPWHNWFMSAAHTEADVARALEGTDQAFAETRAHFG
- a CDS encoding carbohydrate kinase family protein → MTVATVGVHIVDILARPIDHIPEGQDTVLVEQIRLTAAGAAAGTAVDLVKLGNSVITMGAAGDDELGDFLVAVLAKRGVDVSRLVRRAGEQTAASILPIRPDGGRPSFHVPGANLGVTYADLDPDVLRGVRAIHLGGMDVTFGLGDPAFFALLDEVRASGTVITMDLLSEMPDLLGMARAFLPHVDYVLPNELQALLMTGASDVGEAARALLADGPRGVLVTLGAAGSLVVTPEGAEAVPALKVDVADTTGCGDAYCAGFLTGLLHGQDVLTAARWGTAAAARVATGLGSDAGLIDLDSTLRTLG
- a CDS encoding DUF885 domain-containing protein, producing the protein MDEFLKWYFSDRPVMASSLGADGYDHTLGDFTASAWTAREREEARWLDRLSSLQTATLDDAIDRDLVLSWLRGSTALASWPEWRRDPAVYLSAIFASMYTPFQRRLKPEPELVSSAVSRLAEVPGVLAACRANLDPELAAPLLIKRGLGQARTGRNFLTRTIPSMVEDPDLAARLAEAAEPAARAFDELVAFLEGFECGGTWRMGEKLYSTLLREREMLGYGAAELHEKGKAAWAELDARMRQVALRVNGGEDWRAAMEFLMDDHPPTLADMRAEYEAETQRAREFVRERDLVTFADGEECDVLPSAEYTRPVLSVAHYLAPPPLSASRKGVFFVPYTPDDFTPEQVRQRLRTNSRAQMPSISVHEAYPGHHWHLSYMAGNPRTVRKVFRTPYFTEGWALYVEKLLHEQGYFDTPATELAHLDCRIFRAARIVVDTALHCEDMSIEEAETFMATKASLSPGTAQGEVNRYCAWPTQAPSYLTGAIEIDRIRQSFQGSLKEFHDRIAGSGGLPLGLAEQAALS
- a CDS encoding DUF5302 domain-containing protein; translated protein: MAETPEPEVSETPEDEMKRKFREALERKRGQHAGSGAGGKGGDPSKIHGTHGPAASKRSFRRKSGG
- a CDS encoding winged helix-turn-helix transcriptional regulator — its product is MDTGDVFDPNCPTRVVLDRIGDKWSVLVLLSLAHGPMRFTALRGRIGGVTPKVLTQTLRAMEADGLVTREVFAEVPPRVEYELTSLGRSLHEPVSAVAAWAENHITEILTSRAQSA
- a CDS encoding DUF4032 domain-containing protein, whose amino-acid sequence is MPLQITGALGDPDLIRLPWEVPLQDWPQYHLVDLPRGISRHVVRFARLSGKVYAIKEISERYAKREYQLLWDLARLDAPAVEPVAYVTGREEGLDAALITRHLQFSLPYRAVMSGTLRPDTLTRLLDALAVLLVRLHLNGFYWGDCSLSNTLFRRDAGAFAAYLVDAETGEMHPMISEGQRLADIDTAHTNIFGEMLDLEAGGLLHPSIDPMETAEDIVTRYHRLWDEITQSEIIEEVDWHRVEQRIRRLNLLGFDVAEMMVRRKVGTGRLIVRPKVVDSGHHQRRLLRLTGLDVEENQARRLLNDLDGFRVAKGLRHEDEAIVAHRWLAEVFQPTVEAIPAELRGKLEPAQLFHEILDHRWYLSEESGADVGLAAAVKSYVDNVLVHKPDEKALLPEDAAQ
- a CDS encoding NAD(P)-dependent oxidoreductase, coding for MKILLFGATGMIGQRIAAELTNRGHQVTAVSRKGPVKGDVHDAATLAKGYDAVVSAIAPPRDGTEPEPPFLDANRALIAGVRAAGVRRLIVVGGAGSLQVAPGQDLVDTPDFPELYKKESKAQRSALALYREVEDLDWTYISPAAEIAPGERTGVYRIGGDTLLADAEGRSFISAEDYAVAVADELENGAHPRRRTTVAY
- a CDS encoding rod shape-determining protein, which gives rise to MSLLGRDLAVDLGGSRTRIYVRGKGIVLDEPSAVTIDGRTGKIIAYGADATGEETCWPVSGGLPADGDLTRRMVKHFLSKVHRRPLARPRLVMALPDGSTPIERATLRDVAYEAEARQIRLIPHSLAAALGAGLPVREYVGGMVIDIGRDSARIAVLSGGEAVATTAVPSGGRAVDRAIARLVEHEHGHTLDEREAEAAKHHAGADGGPVTVRVRDSETGREHDVRLPVERIREAAGPAIESIVWAARETVERCPAELIGDLGDRGAVLVGGGALLAGLPRRLRESLGMPVRRAERPLECVALGLGTCVDDLGLRARLRRRR